From the genome of Muricauda sp. SCSIO 64092, one region includes:
- a CDS encoding AGE family epimerase/isomerase — translation MKKYVDIYKEELCKEVIPFWESHSKDDVYGGYFTCLDLQGNVYDTDKFIWLQARQAWMFSTLYSSLEANPNWKEMARHGINFLENHGRDKNGDWYFSLDQRGNPLVQPYNIFSDCFAAMAFGAYYGISGEQRYAEIAKDTFWNILRRQDNPKGPYNKKYPGTRNLQNFALPMILSNLSMELEPILGKQEVSKLTADIATLIITQFYDSQRGLVLENISENGEFVDSFEGRLLNPGHAIEAMWFIMNIGLRNNDLALVEEAEQIMYQQLEKGWDEQYGGIFYFLDAKGQPTEHLEWDRKLWWVHLETLVALAKTYAFNRSPKAKTWFEKVHEYTWYHFRDPKNGGEWYGYLDRRGELLLHLKGGKWKGCFHVPRALLEISRTLDTI, via the coding sequence TTGAAAAAGTACGTTGACATTTACAAGGAGGAACTATGTAAGGAAGTAATCCCATTTTGGGAAAGCCATTCCAAGGATGATGTTTATGGCGGCTATTTTACCTGTCTTGATTTACAGGGGAATGTATATGATACGGACAAATTTATTTGGTTGCAGGCCAGGCAGGCGTGGATGTTTTCAACATTGTACAGTTCGTTGGAAGCAAATCCCAATTGGAAGGAAATGGCCAGGCATGGCATTAATTTTCTCGAAAACCATGGTAGGGATAAAAATGGGGATTGGTATTTTTCCCTAGATCAAAGGGGAAATCCTTTGGTCCAACCCTATAACATTTTTTCCGATTGTTTTGCTGCAATGGCTTTTGGGGCGTATTATGGGATTTCCGGCGAACAGCGCTATGCAGAAATTGCCAAAGACACATTTTGGAATATCCTTAGGCGTCAAGATAATCCCAAAGGACCTTACAATAAGAAATACCCGGGAACCCGAAATCTACAAAACTTTGCACTTCCCATGATCCTCAGCAATCTTTCCATGGAATTGGAACCTATTCTAGGGAAGCAAGAGGTATCAAAATTAACTGCGGACATTGCCACACTCATCATCACTCAGTTTTATGATTCCCAAAGGGGTTTGGTATTGGAAAACATTTCTGAAAATGGGGAATTTGTGGATAGTTTTGAAGGAAGGCTTCTAAATCCCGGACATGCCATTGAAGCCATGTGGTTCATTATGAATATTGGATTGCGGAACAATGATTTGGCTTTAGTGGAAGAGGCCGAGCAAATTATGTACCAACAACTGGAAAAGGGATGGGATGAGCAATATGGTGGGATTTTTTACTTCTTGGATGCCAAAGGCCAACCAACGGAACATTTGGAATGGGACCGGAAATTGTGGTGGGTACATTTGGAAACCCTGGTGGCCCTGGCAAAAACCTACGCCTTTAATCGCAGTCCAAAGGCCAAAACCTGGTTTGAAAAAGTACATGAATATACATGGTACCACTTTAGGGACCCCAAAAATGGAGGGGAATGGTACGGCTATCTTGATAGAAGGGGAGAGCTTTTGCTTCATTTAAAAGGGGGTAAATGGAAGGGTTGTTTTCATGTTCCACGGGCACTCTTGGAAATTTCAAGAACGCTGGATACCATTTGA
- the argS gene encoding arginine--tRNA ligase, with the protein MELQQVLEQKVKEAAKSIFKTDLPSVEFQPTRKDFEGDLTVVVFPMLRTIKGNPVEIGTKIGQYLQENVEAIAKFNVVKGFLNLVVSDYYYLSFFNSILGRDRFGYQEANSKDAVMVEYSSPNTNKPLHLGHIRNNLLGYSVAEILKAAGHKVYKTQIINDRGIHICKSMLAWQKFGKGETPESSGLKGDHLVGKYYVEFDKAYKNEVAQLISDGKEKAIAEKEAPILLEAQEMLRKWEAGDEDVVSLWKKMNGWVYEGFDTTYKNLGVDFDHLYYESNTYLLGRNVVKEGLEKGVFFKKEDGSVWIDLTEEGLDEKIVLRSDGTAVYMTQDIGTAIQRVTDFPDINGMVYTVGNEQDYHFKVLFLILKKLGYSWAEKLYHLSYGMVDLPSGKMKSREGTVVDADDLIKNMEETAAAISRDLGKLEGYSEEEKKVLYQTIGLGALKYYILKVDPKKRILFNPEESVDFQGNTGPFIQYTYARIQSILRKAGDGTLGTVENSFALHPKEKELLKQIQLFPEKVLEAANDHSPALIANYTYDLVKEFNSFYQQVSILGESKAIKRDFRVQLSKKVGEVIQDAFHLLGIQVPERM; encoded by the coding sequence ATGGAGTTACAACAAGTCTTGGAACAAAAGGTAAAGGAAGCGGCAAAGTCGATTTTTAAAACGGATTTGCCATCGGTTGAATTTCAACCTACCCGAAAGGACTTTGAAGGGGATTTAACCGTTGTTGTTTTCCCCATGCTCAGAACCATAAAAGGCAATCCCGTTGAAATAGGGACGAAGATTGGCCAGTACCTTCAAGAAAATGTTGAAGCGATTGCAAAGTTCAACGTGGTTAAGGGCTTTTTGAACTTGGTGGTTTCAGACTACTACTATCTTTCTTTTTTTAATTCAATACTGGGCAGGGACCGTTTTGGTTATCAGGAAGCAAATTCCAAAGATGCCGTTATGGTGGAGTATTCCTCACCAAATACCAATAAACCGTTGCATTTAGGGCATATACGGAATAATCTTTTGGGGTATTCCGTAGCTGAAATATTAAAAGCTGCCGGGCATAAAGTGTACAAAACCCAAATCATTAATGATCGGGGTATCCATATCTGCAAGAGTATGTTGGCATGGCAAAAATTTGGTAAAGGGGAAACTCCGGAATCAAGCGGTTTAAAAGGAGACCATTTAGTGGGGAAGTATTATGTGGAGTTTGACAAAGCCTATAAGAATGAAGTGGCGCAATTGATTTCTGATGGGAAGGAAAAAGCCATAGCGGAAAAGGAAGCACCTATTTTGTTGGAAGCCCAGGAAATGCTGCGAAAATGGGAAGCTGGTGATGAGGATGTGGTTTCCCTTTGGAAAAAGATGAATGGTTGGGTCTATGAAGGTTTTGATACCACCTATAAAAATCTGGGAGTTGATTTTGACCATTTGTATTACGAGAGCAACACGTATTTACTGGGCAGGAACGTGGTTAAGGAGGGCCTGGAAAAAGGGGTGTTCTTTAAAAAGGAAGATGGTAGTGTGTGGATAGATTTGACCGAAGAGGGATTGGATGAAAAAATCGTACTTCGTTCCGATGGGACTGCCGTATATATGACCCAAGATATTGGTACGGCAATCCAACGTGTCACGGATTTTCCCGATATCAATGGAATGGTCTATACCGTGGGAAACGAACAGGACTATCACTTTAAAGTACTCTTTTTGATTTTAAAGAAGCTCGGCTATTCCTGGGCAGAAAAACTGTACCATCTTAGCTATGGTATGGTGGACCTACCTTCCGGAAAGATGAAGAGCAGGGAAGGGACCGTTGTGGACGCGGACGACCTTATCAAGAATATGGAGGAAACCGCAGCTGCCATTTCCAGGGACTTGGGCAAGTTGGAAGGCTATTCGGAGGAAGAAAAGAAGGTACTGTACCAAACCATAGGACTCGGGGCATTGAAGTATTACATCCTTAAAGTGGATCCCAAAAAACGGATTTTGTTCAATCCGGAAGAATCCGTGGACTTTCAAGGCAATACGGGGCCATTTATTCAATATACCTATGCCAGAATCCAATCGATTCTTAGGAAAGCAGGGGATGGCACTTTGGGCACGGTCGAGAACTCTTTTGCACTTCACCCAAAAGAAAAGGAGCTTCTGAAACAAATTCAACTATTTCCAGAAAAGGTGCTGGAAGCAGCAAATGACCACAGCCCTGCATTGATCGCCAATTATACCTACGATTTGGTCAAGGAATTCAATTCGTTCTACCAACAGGTTTCCATTTTAGGCGAGTCGAAGGCCATAAAACGCGACTTTAGGGTTCAGCTTTCCAAAAAAGTCGGTGAAGTTATCCAAGATGCATTCCATCTATTGGGAATACAAGTACCTGAGCGAATGTAA
- a CDS encoding FAD-dependent oxidoreductase yields MMRTLFLTISFFFCMLGHSQKEVDVLIIGGGAGGTSAAIQAARMGASVQILEKTEWLGGMLTSAGVSAIDGNHGLPSGIWGEFRQKLYEYYGGPKEVATGWVSHTLFEPSVGNAILTKMATIPNLDIVFNARYGKVEREQEKWKVNYRVRGKERFTKAIVLIDATETGELLPLVGAEYRLGMDSKAETGEAQAPGIGNAMVQDLTYAAILKDVGRKKDTRGLVDRPTDYDPKVYACACHREKGEMFGSVSDCEQMLNYGKLPNNKYMINWPNCGNDYFVDWPQLSETETKEAMERAKRFTQGFIHYIQNELGFTNLRLEKEFPTKDGYPMIPYHREGRRVKGEVFLVADHLERPYDFELYKTGIAVGDYPIDHHHDKNPNAPKIEFINIKVPSYSIPMGCLIPKGMENFLVADKNISVSNIVNGTTRLQPVVLGIGQASGAIAALAVLDKVSTTKVSIRKVQQALLNSKAYLMPFIDVPPTDRAFESIQRIGASGVLEGYGVPYKWANETWFYPERRVSEFELKSGLLGAYPKLMDLPASGAWVSPKYIVDIMNSLTKGITLDDLKELWIAEIVSEPFSETVPLDRRTTSILIDKLLNPFEREVDFNGK; encoded by the coding sequence ATGATGAGAACACTATTCCTGACCATTTCCTTCTTTTTTTGTATGCTTGGGCATTCCCAAAAAGAAGTGGATGTCCTTATTATTGGGGGTGGTGCCGGAGGAACTTCGGCAGCGATTCAAGCAGCTCGTATGGGAGCGAGTGTACAAATCCTGGAAAAGACCGAATGGTTGGGCGGCATGTTGACTTCGGCGGGGGTATCCGCCATTGATGGGAACCATGGATTGCCATCCGGTATTTGGGGAGAATTTCGTCAAAAACTATATGAGTATTATGGGGGGCCAAAAGAGGTGGCTACGGGTTGGGTCAGTCATACCCTTTTTGAACCTTCCGTCGGCAATGCCATTCTGACCAAAATGGCAACTATCCCCAATTTGGACATTGTTTTTAATGCCCGGTATGGAAAGGTCGAAAGGGAGCAGGAAAAGTGGAAGGTCAATTATCGGGTAAGGGGCAAGGAACGGTTTACTAAAGCTATCGTGCTTATTGATGCTACCGAAACCGGAGAACTGCTGCCTTTGGTAGGTGCGGAGTACCGTCTTGGGATGGATTCCAAAGCGGAGACTGGGGAAGCGCAAGCTCCTGGGATTGGGAATGCCATGGTACAGGATTTGACCTATGCGGCCATTCTAAAGGATGTAGGGCGGAAAAAAGACACCAGAGGATTGGTGGACAGGCCCACGGATTATGATCCCAAAGTATATGCCTGTGCCTGCCATAGGGAAAAAGGGGAGATGTTTGGTAGCGTGTCCGATTGTGAACAAATGCTGAATTATGGTAAGCTTCCCAACAATAAGTACATGATCAATTGGCCCAATTGCGGTAACGATTATTTTGTGGATTGGCCCCAACTTTCAGAAACCGAAACAAAAGAGGCCATGGAAAGGGCAAAGCGCTTCACCCAGGGATTTATCCATTACATTCAAAACGAATTGGGTTTCACCAACCTAAGGCTGGAGAAGGAATTTCCCACGAAGGACGGATATCCCATGATTCCCTACCATAGGGAAGGTAGAAGGGTAAAGGGAGAGGTGTTTTTAGTTGCCGATCATTTGGAAAGGCCCTATGATTTTGAGCTGTATAAAACGGGAATCGCCGTAGGGGACTATCCCATAGATCACCACCATGATAAGAACCCAAATGCCCCCAAAATTGAATTTATAAACATCAAGGTGCCCAGTTATAGTATTCCAATGGGATGCTTAATACCAAAAGGGATGGAAAACTTTCTGGTGGCGGATAAGAACATCAGTGTTTCCAATATTGTAAATGGTACTACACGATTGCAACCAGTGGTATTGGGTATAGGACAGGCATCAGGGGCCATAGCGGCCTTGGCCGTTTTGGATAAGGTGTCAACCACCAAGGTATCCATTAGAAAAGTGCAGCAGGCCTTGCTCAACAGCAAAGCCTATCTCATGCCATTTATAGATGTTCCCCCTACGGATAGGGCGTTTGAATCGATCCAAAGAATAGGGGCCTCCGGAGTGCTCGAAGGTTATGGGGTACCCTATAAATGGGCCAATGAAACCTGGTTTTATCCGGAAAGGAGGGTTTCGGAATTTGAATTAAAGTCTGGTTTGCTAGGGGCCTATCCCAAATTAATGGACCTGCCTGCTTCTGGAGCATGGGTATCGCCCAAGTATATTGTGGACATCATGAATTCGCTTACCAAAGGAATAACCCTGGACGATTTAAAGGAATTATGGATTGCTGAAATCGTTTCCGAACCTTTTTCCGAAACAGTTCCCTTGGACAGGCGTACGACCAGTATTTTAATTGACAAGCTTTTGAATCCGTTTGAACGGGAGGTGGATTTTAATGGCAAATAA
- a CDS encoding SDR family oxidoreductase gives MKILLTGANGYIGMRLLSRLLELGHKVVCVVRDKNRLSIDNRAKTLVDIIEVDFLEDFKPEKIPKDIDVAYYLIHSMTSSISDFDEKEAIAARNFNAYISETHCKQVIYLSGIVNEEKLSKHLSSRKNVEDILYQGNFNLTVLRAGIIVGSGSSSFEIIRDLCEKLPVMITPKWVLTKSQPIAIRDVINFLTGVLGNESTFNQSFDIGGPDVLTYKEMLHQYAKVRGFKNWIFTVPIMTPKLSSYWLYFVTSTSYKLAMNLVDSMKMEVVARDSRLQQLLGLQTHSYQEAIEMAFKRIEQNLVISSWKDSIASGQVQEDLEKYIQVPKYGVLKDVQKLAVKDSKRTLDNIWRIGGDTGWYYGSWLWKIRGFFDKLNGGPGLRRGRTHPDKLFPGDALDFWRVLLADKKGKRLLLFAEMKLPGEAWLEFKIDDKDVLHQIATFRPKGLKGRLYWYSVLPFHYFIFGGMIKNIASA, from the coding sequence ATGAAAATCCTTCTCACTGGTGCCAATGGCTATATTGGAATGCGGCTATTGTCGCGATTATTGGAGTTGGGACATAAAGTTGTCTGTGTAGTTCGCGACAAAAACCGACTATCCATTGATAATAGGGCCAAAACATTGGTAGATATTATTGAAGTTGATTTTTTGGAGGATTTCAAACCGGAAAAAATCCCAAAAGATATCGATGTCGCCTATTATCTTATCCATTCCATGACCTCTTCCATTTCCGATTTTGATGAAAAAGAGGCCATCGCCGCTCGAAATTTCAACGCCTATATTTCCGAAACCCATTGCAAGCAGGTGATTTACCTTAGTGGTATTGTTAACGAGGAAAAACTTTCCAAACACCTCTCCTCACGTAAAAACGTGGAGGACATTTTGTATCAGGGGAATTTTAACCTTACCGTATTGAGAGCGGGAATCATTGTTGGTTCCGGTAGCTCATCTTTTGAGATTATCCGGGATCTGTGTGAAAAGCTCCCCGTTATGATCACACCAAAATGGGTGCTTACCAAAAGTCAACCCATTGCCATTCGTGACGTCATTAATTTCTTGACAGGGGTGCTGGGCAATGAAAGCACCTTCAACCAATCTTTTGACATTGGTGGCCCGGATGTGCTCACGTACAAGGAAATGCTACATCAATATGCCAAGGTACGCGGTTTTAAAAATTGGATTTTTACCGTTCCCATTATGACCCCAAAGCTGTCTTCCTATTGGCTCTATTTTGTAACCTCAACTTCCTACAAATTGGCGATGAACTTAGTGGACAGCATGAAAATGGAGGTTGTGGCCAGGGACAGTAGGCTGCAGCAACTATTGGGATTGCAGACCCATAGTTATCAAGAAGCCATAGAAATGGCCTTTAAAAGGATAGAACAAAACCTCGTCATTAGCAGTTGGAAGGACAGTATTGCGAGTGGGCAGGTACAAGAAGATTTGGAGAAATACATCCAGGTACCCAAATACGGGGTCTTAAAGGATGTCCAGAAATTGGCGGTGAAAGACAGTAAAAGGACCTTGGACAATATCTGGCGTATAGGCGGGGACACGGGCTGGTACTATGGTAGTTGGCTATGGAAAATCCGTGGTTTTTTTGACAAGTTGAATGGAGGTCCCGGACTGCGGCGGGGAAGAACCCATCCCGATAAACTATTTCCTGGGGATGCCTTGGATTTTTGGAGGGTTCTGCTTGCGGACAAAAAGGGAAAACGACTCTTGCTTTTTGCCGAAATGAAGCTTCCCGGTGAGGCTTGGCTCGAATTTAAAATAGATGACAAGGACGTTCTGCACCAAATCGCGACCTTTCGGCCCAAAGGACTTAAAGGAAGACTCTATTGGTACAGTGTCCTACCATTTCACTACTTCATTTTTGGAGGGATGATAAAGAATATCGCAAGCGCCTGA
- the ctlX gene encoding citrulline utilization hydrolase CtlX, whose translation MQITNTILMIRPVAFRMNEQTAVNNYFQEDLGSKNSEINARAQVEFDAFVKVLQDHGVKVVTIKDQLETDTPDSIFPNNWVSFHDSGTVVIYPMFAPNRRKERREDIFAILEKEGFRIDTVIDYTAAEEEGVFLEGTGSILKDRVNQKAYCALSERAHEDLFIEFCEDFDCFPVIFTANQTVNGERLPIYHTNVMMAMAETFVVICLDTIDDKKERKNVVEHLKLDGREIIPITESQMHHFAGNMLQVIGKDGKRFMVMSSQAYDSLREDQVKAIEKHCAIIHSPLDTIETCGGGSARCMMAEVFLPKT comes from the coding sequence ATGCAGATTACCAATACGATACTAATGATTAGGCCAGTGGCTTTTCGAATGAACGAACAAACTGCCGTAAATAACTATTTCCAGGAAGATTTAGGTTCAAAGAATTCTGAAATCAATGCAAGGGCACAGGTGGAATTTGATGCTTTTGTAAAGGTGCTTCAAGATCATGGGGTGAAGGTGGTGACCATAAAGGATCAGTTGGAAACGGATACGCCGGACTCCATTTTCCCAAACAATTGGGTATCCTTTCATGATAGTGGTACAGTGGTGATCTATCCTATGTTCGCTCCCAACAGAAGAAAGGAACGCCGGGAGGATATCTTTGCTATTTTGGAGAAGGAAGGTTTCCGGATAGATACCGTTATTGATTATACGGCTGCTGAAGAAGAGGGTGTGTTTTTGGAAGGAACGGGAAGTATACTGAAGGACCGGGTGAATCAAAAAGCATATTGTGCCTTATCTGAAAGGGCACACGAAGATCTTTTTATAGAGTTCTGTGAGGATTTTGACTGTTTCCCCGTGATTTTTACGGCCAATCAAACCGTAAATGGGGAGCGTTTGCCCATTTACCATACCAATGTAATGATGGCTATGGCAGAGACCTTTGTAGTCATTTGTTTGGATACCATTGATGATAAAAAAGAGCGGAAAAATGTGGTGGAACACCTAAAATTGGATGGGAGGGAAATCATTCCGATAACGGAAAGTCAAATGCATCATTTTGCCGGTAATATGCTTCAGGTGATAGGAAAGGATGGAAAACGCTTTATGGTGATGAGTTCCCAAGCGTACGATAGTTTAAGGGAGGATCAAGTCAAAGCCATTGAAAAGCATTGTGCTATCATCCATAGCCCTTTGGACACCATAGAAACCTGTGGTGGAGGATCGGCCCGATGTATGATGGCTGAAGTGTTTTTGCCGAAAACCTAA
- a CDS encoding carboxypeptidase-like regulatory domain-containing protein, which translates to MKIVSFVCFMFFLSLQINAQTFSSKLIDAKTKQGIPYATIQYAENRGVVTNEEGRFSFTLEAQNELLDSIYISSMGYEKMGFTLEQLQDSIIFIKPKAIQLGGVYVFDKELSVDDIIEQMKERLSQNVNNEPVKQRYFLRQSVFGTVQKVDMGFEKSSIAELDKELIDSIARAIPKSSYHYTETLGDFLKNNEAYKVSVLKAAELYNKNDVNSIEDLGQRMEKIFKANVKPDSYLKIKSGLFSQKIQVDSVLQEIDQEAEATIENEIQRDTISGLVDGQKFIFDEILGEVFYQEDSKLDIIPKTRKYEFELVGYSDIGESGVYVIDFSPKGKTDFRGRLYINIEDFAVMQIDFENLKNLRNFRLLGIYYRETLYKGTMRFNKLPNNRYELVFMDFNFGRWFRMDRPLDVIEKNKNVKGRRKQNELRLNIDFQIANTNKWELVVYENELIGQTQFENFKEDKSLEATYLPKYDPEFWKGYNIVEPNQAIREFTAGEEQD; encoded by the coding sequence ATGAAAATAGTTTCATTCGTATGCTTTATGTTTTTTCTGTCGTTACAGATCAACGCCCAAACTTTTAGCTCCAAATTAATTGATGCCAAAACAAAGCAGGGAATTCCCTATGCCACCATACAGTATGCTGAAAATAGAGGTGTTGTCACCAATGAAGAAGGGCGGTTTTCTTTTACCCTGGAAGCACAGAACGAGCTCTTGGATTCCATTTACATTTCTTCCATGGGGTATGAAAAAATGGGGTTCACCCTTGAGCAATTGCAGGACAGTATCATTTTCATAAAACCAAAGGCCATACAATTGGGTGGTGTGTATGTCTTTGACAAGGAACTCTCGGTGGACGATATTATTGAACAGATGAAGGAACGACTGTCCCAGAACGTAAATAATGAACCCGTAAAACAACGGTATTTTTTGAGGCAATCCGTTTTTGGCACCGTACAAAAAGTGGATATGGGCTTTGAAAAATCGTCCATAGCGGAATTGGACAAGGAACTGATAGATAGCATTGCCCGAGCCATTCCAAAAAGTTCCTATCACTACACGGAAACCCTGGGTGATTTCCTAAAGAACAACGAGGCTTACAAGGTCAGTGTTCTAAAGGCTGCAGAGTTGTACAATAAAAATGATGTCAACTCCATTGAGGATTTGGGGCAACGTATGGAAAAGATTTTTAAGGCCAATGTGAAACCGGATTCCTACTTAAAAATTAAATCGGGGCTATTTAGTCAAAAAATACAGGTAGATTCCGTATTACAGGAAATTGACCAGGAGGCCGAGGCGACCATTGAAAATGAAATTCAACGTGATACCATTTCCGGTTTGGTAGATGGTCAAAAATTTATTTTTGATGAGATTTTAGGCGAAGTGTTCTATCAGGAAGATAGTAAACTGGACATTATTCCAAAGACCCGGAAATACGAATTTGAACTCGTGGGCTATTCCGATATTGGGGAATCCGGTGTTTACGTCATTGACTTTTCCCCTAAGGGAAAGACCGATTTTAGAGGAAGGCTCTACATTAACATTGAAGATTTTGCAGTAATGCAAATAGATTTTGAGAACCTAAAAAACCTTCGAAACTTTCGGTTATTGGGCATTTACTACAGGGAAACGCTGTACAAGGGCACCATGCGCTTTAACAAACTGCCCAATAATCGATACGAACTGGTCTTTATGGACTTTAATTTTGGGCGTTGGTTTCGTATGGACAGACCTTTGGACGTTATTGAAAAAAACAAAAATGTGAAGGGCCGCCGCAAGCAGAATGAACTGCGCTTGAACATTGACTTTCAAATAGCAAACACCAACAAATGGGAATTGGTGGTCTACGAGAACGAATTGATAGGCCAAACCCAGTTTGAAAACTTTAAGGAAGACAAAAGCCTGGAAGCTACTTATCTCCCCAAATACGACCCCGAGTTTTGGAAAGGGTATAACATTGTGGAACCCAACCAAGCCATACGCGAGTTTACGGCTGGGGAGGAGCAAGATTAA
- a CDS encoding zinc-dependent peptidase, producing the protein MYYAIGLYDLNPFLRPNPLNENEKKLLRERIARVRQLNGDDANRFYKRVAWFRTKKAFLYKGLVNDKHTMELLISGAGILLTLGMNNYKYIRSVHKIVIYPTDYYSILNKKHHVGEYNRGLKTLVFAADSVEYGFKEEGDNINLAIHEFAHALYFETSGRSSWESLRFQWGFKKLRAMKSLVNDTNYLRSYAQVNDFEFFSVLVEHFFETPEDLKRQLPEAFELIARILNQKGMA; encoded by the coding sequence GTGTATTATGCCATTGGCCTGTATGACCTCAATCCCTTTCTCCGGCCGAATCCCTTAAACGAAAATGAAAAAAAACTCCTTCGTGAACGGATTGCCCGTGTCAGGCAACTCAATGGGGATGATGCCAATAGGTTTTATAAAAGGGTAGCATGGTTTAGGACCAAAAAGGCCTTTTTGTACAAAGGGTTGGTGAATGATAAACATACCATGGAGCTTTTGATCAGTGGGGCAGGAATTCTATTGACCTTGGGGATGAACAATTACAAATACATCCGTTCGGTACATAAAATAGTCATATACCCCACGGATTACTATTCCATACTCAACAAGAAGCATCATGTTGGAGAATATAATAGGGGGTTAAAGACATTGGTCTTTGCTGCGGATAGTGTGGAATATGGTTTTAAGGAGGAAGGGGACAATATCAATTTGGCCATTCATGAGTTTGCCCATGCGCTATATTTTGAGACAAGTGGTAGAAGTTCCTGGGAGTCCCTAAGGTTTCAATGGGGCTTTAAAAAATTAAGGGCGATGAAGTCTTTGGTCAATGATACCAATTACCTGAGATCCTATGCCCAGGTGAATGATTTTGAGTTTTTTTCGGTTTTGGTGGAACACTTTTTTGAAACCCCGGAAGATTTAAAACGGCAACTGCCCGAAGCTTTTGAACTAATTGCACGCATCCTAAATCAAAAAGGAATGGCATAA
- a CDS encoding DUF4434 domain-containing protein, with product MFSVMEGSLMISGTFLDEISHDIPHQNWGRKEWENDFKLMKKMGIDTVVLIRCGYQKFLTYPSKYLVQKKDCFMPRVDLVKQFLELSDLYGMQFYFGTYDSGAYWATGNMTQELDVNLKVIEEVYTQYGHFKSFKGWYLSLELSRRTKGAIETIATLGKQCKAVSQGLPVFISPWIDGKKAVMAADTSISKEEVVSLKEHQAEWNEIFDGVQGAIDIVAFQDGHVAYEELGDYLKINKKLADTYGMQSWTNTESFDRDMPIKFLPIKFEKLLLKMEAAKRAGCTKAITFEFSHFMSPQSSYRQAGHLYNRYLEHFGEQLTL from the coding sequence ATGTTTAGTGTTATGGAAGGGAGTTTAATGATCAGCGGAACTTTTTTGGACGAAATAAGCCATGATATTCCACATCAGAATTGGGGAAGAAAAGAATGGGAAAACGATTTTAAGCTCATGAAAAAAATGGGCATTGATACCGTAGTTCTCATTCGATGTGGCTATCAAAAGTTTTTAACGTACCCCTCTAAATACCTGGTTCAGAAAAAGGATTGTTTTATGCCAAGGGTTGACCTGGTCAAACAATTTCTGGAATTGTCGGACCTTTATGGGATGCAGTTTTATTTTGGAACCTATGATAGTGGAGCCTATTGGGCGACCGGTAATATGACCCAGGAGCTTGATGTTAATCTTAAGGTTATTGAAGAGGTTTATACGCAATATGGCCATTTCAAGAGCTTTAAAGGATGGTATTTAAGTCTTGAGCTAAGCAGAAGGACAAAAGGGGCCATTGAGACCATTGCTACATTGGGGAAGCAGTGCAAAGCGGTAAGTCAGGGTTTGCCCGTTTTTATCTCCCCTTGGATTGATGGTAAAAAAGCCGTGATGGCAGCAGATACTTCCATTTCCAAAGAAGAAGTGGTCTCCCTTAAAGAACACCAGGCGGAATGGAACGAGATTTTTGATGGTGTACAGGGGGCCATAGATATTGTGGCTTTTCAGGATGGCCATGTAGCTTATGAGGAGCTGGGGGACTATTTGAAGATCAACAAAAAACTGGCAGATACCTATGGTATGCAGTCATGGACCAATACCGAGTCATTTGATAGGGACATGCCCATAAAGTTTTTGCCTATAAAGTTTGAAAAACTGCTATTAAAAATGGAGGCCGCCAAAAGGGCTGGATGTACAAAGGCCATAACATTTGAATTTTCCCATTTTATGAGTCCCCAGTCTTCCTATCGTCAAGCAGGCCATTTGTACAATAGGTACCTGGAGCATTTTGGGGAACAGCTAACATTATGA